Part of the Neochlamydia sp. AcF84 genome, AGGTTACTCTCTGCCAAAGAATTATATGTGAGTCAATCAGCTCTATCAGGAGAATCTTTACCCGCCGAAAAAGAAGCTATTTCTCATCCTGCTAGGAATCCAGTAAATTTATGGGAAATGCCCCATGTTTGCTTCATGGGCACTCATGTTTTCAATGGAACTGCCCTAGCAGTTGTCCTAACAACGGGAGATCATACCTATCTTGGTGGAATGGCAAAAAGCATCACCCACTATCGTCCCCTAACCGCTTTTGATAGAGAAATTAGTAAGGTCAGTTGGCTGCTCATCCAGCTAATGTGCATAGCAGTCCCCATAGTTTTTTTGTTGAATGGATTTATTAAAGGAGATTGGCTGGAGTCCTTACTTTTTGCGTTATCAGTAGCCGTAGGTCTAACACCTGAAATGCTTCCTATGATTGTCACTGTTAATCTTGCTAAAGGCGCTGTAAGCATGTCTCATCAGCAGGTAATCGTCAAGCAGTTAAATGCCATCCAAAATTTTGGAGCTATGAATATCCTTTGTACAGATAAAACTGGCACACTTACTCAAGATAAAGTCATTCTAGAAAGGCATTTAGATATCGAGGGAAATGATAATCAAGAAGTGTTGCTCTTTGGTTATTTAAACAGTTTTTATCAAACCGGTCTAAGGAATCTTCTAGACAAAGCTATTTTAGAACATAGCGAAATAGAAAGAACATTAGATTTACAAAACAATTATAGGAAAATAGATGAAATTCCTTTTGATTTTGTGCGTAAAAGAATGTCTGTTATTCTAGAGAATAATGCACAAAAACATCTTTTAATCTGCAAAGGTGCCTTTGAAGAAATTTTAAGCCTATGTAGTGGGGTCAAAATAAAAGGTTCTACTCTTTCTTTGTCCCTCTCTCTCAAAAATGAAATAAATAGCTTAGCAAAGGAACTTTATCAAGAGGGCATGCTTATTTTAGCTGTAGCTTACAAATGTGTAGAGCCTACTGAAAGCAAGGAATATAAGGAAAGTGATGAAAAAGAGATGGTGCTCCTCGGTTTATTAACTTTTCTTGATCCTCCTAAATCAACAGCGGCAGAAGCCATCACTCAATTACGCCGCCAAAATGTTCAGGTTAAAATTTTAACTGGAGATAATGAGTGGGTAACCCATCGAATTTGCCAATGGGTTAATCTTAAAGTTGAAAATTCTCTTACCGGTCATGAACTTGAAAAAATGAACGATAAAGAGCTTTCAAATGCAGTGGATCACACCACTCTCTTTACTAAATTAACGCCTCTTCAAAAATCTAGAGTAATTGCTTCTTTGAAATCTAATGGCCATACTGTAGGATATTTAGGAGATGGAATTAATGATGCTCCTGCCCTTTGCGAAGCAGATGTAGGGATTTCTGTTGATACAGCTGTCGATATCGCTAAAGAATCAGCTGATATCATCATGCTAGAAAAAAGTTTGCTTTTTTTAAACGCTGGGGTGGTTGAAGGACGTAAAACCTTTGGTAACATTCTCAAATACCTAAAGATGGCCCTAAGCGCAAATTTTGGAAATGTGTTTAGCATTCTAGGAGCTAGTGCTTTGTTTCCTTTTCTACCCATGTTACCTATTCAATTATTAATTCAAAATCTTTTGTATGAGATTTCACAAGCTACCATACCGTGGGACCATGTGGATCAAGAGTTTTTAGCCTATCCTCATCGGTGGGAACCTAGAGGTATAGCTAAATTCATGATGGTGGTAGGGCCTATAAGTTCAATTTTTGACTATATAACTTTTGCCGTTATGTGGTTCATTTTTGCTGCCAATACGCCTGAGAAACAATCTATATTCCAAACGGGCTGGTTTATAGAAGGATTACTTTCCCAGACATTAATCGTGCACATGATTCGAACTCCCAAGATTCCTTTTATTCAAAGCATGGCCTCATGGCCGCTTACATTAACAACATGGGTAACTATAGCTATAGGAATTTACCTTCCTTATTCATTTATAGGAGCAAGTATTGGATTGGCACCTTTGCCCTGGAGCTATTTTCCTTGGCTATTAATCATTTTATTAGGATATTGCCTTTTAACCCAGCTAGTAAAAGTTTGGTTTATAAAAAAGTTTGGACGTTGGCTATAAAAGCTTTCCAGTGTGCTATGGGAAAACTATTAGCTTAATAGTTTGCTAATCACGCTTTAAGACAATAGCGTTTATTTATTGATGAGATTTGAAAAATTTAAGTCTCTGAAACTATCCCGATAATATTGAAAAATATAAATTTATGATGCAAGCTTTTCTTTTTTAGAAAGGAGAAGACGTATGCCAGGAAGATTTGAAGGACTTACAGATACTCAATAGAAAATCTTACAATCGCTTTTGCCGCCGAATCCTCCAAAAAATTTAAGGGGAAAGCCGCATACTCCCTGGAGAAAGATTTGTAATAGTTTATTTTGAATTTTGATTACCGGTTCGCGTTGGTGTGATCTTCCTAAAAGACCGAATTGGGGATCAAGATCTGCTACTCATCGGTGACTAGGTAAATGGCAAGAAGATGGAACTTTAGATAGCTTGCTATCGGCCTTAAAGGAATGCGCAGATGTGACGGGAATGATTAATTGGGAAAAACTAGCCATTGATGGTTTTTTTTAGGGAGAAAGGGAGGCGATGAGCTAATAGGCTATGGTTACAAGGGTAAAGGCATGACTACCCATCTTCTGGTAGACGGCAATGGCAGTCCATTAAGCTTTGAAGTAACCAGTGCTAAAGGAGATGAAAGGAAACAGGTGGAAAAGCTGATTGATCCGCATCAAGGTAAGCTGCAAAGACTCTATGAATTCCATCCAATCATACCTATTTTAAGAGCTGATAAAGGCTACGACTCTGAGGAACTTAGAGATAATACCTTTTAAAGAAACTACGTCTGCATAGCCAAAAAAAACTAACCTTTTTCCAAGCTGCTTCTCTCCGTAAAGATAAGCTTTTTATTAAGTGTATGACTACATAAAGAGTTGCTCAAAAGCGTATAAGTTGCTAATAAGAAAGATATACCCATTTATACCTAGGCGCAGAATGGGGGCTATCAAGAAAGCTGAGGTAGTTGTCTGCCAGCTTAAGAAATGGAGATGGCAAGTTGAAAGAGCAATATCTTGGCAACAACGGAAGTTTAGAAAAATCTTGGAAAGGATTGTTAAATTTTAGTCCTATAATGTTCTGGATAGGTCGATTATCGGGATAGGCTCAGAAAAACAATTTTATATAATTTTCATGTAAGTTAAACTGCTTATATCTTAAACTACTTTATTGATTTTAAATAGGATTATTTTTAAATTGTAATTTATAAGATTTGATAAATAAAGGATTACCATGCGAACAAATTTTTTATCTAATACCTGCCGATTCATCGTTAATAAGAGCGACTACTTGCCTTTTGTTAGCACTGTAACTAATTTAGTCTATATCTTTCAAAAAGCTGTTATTTTACCTATCAAGCAAAAAGAGAGTATGCCTAAAAGCTCTTACTATAGCCATCTTAGCCTAAAAAGCTTTAGTCGCTGTATAATCTTGTTGCTCCCTGTATTAGGAAATATAATAGTTGGGATTTATGATTTTGCTCATAGAAAAAATTACAATAAAAACGCTGGGATAGAACCAATCAAGCATGATGATGGCACATCTGCCCCTGCCAATCTACCGCTTGATAACGATATAAAAATAGATCCTACCACTGAGGAGCAAAACGGTTCGGATCTTGAGTATACTAACGAGGCACCGATGAACTCTAACAACATGTTTGAGGAAGTATATTATCGAGTGTTTTATGCAAAGGTTCGGAAAGATGGTTTGATCCTTAAGTATGCTGCCCCCAAGCTTTGCAATAATAAAGAACTTGTTCTTGCCGCTGTACAACAAAATGGGCTGGCATTTAAGTATGCTAGCCAAGAACTTCAAAACGATAGAGAGGTTGTGCTTACCGCTGTACAGCAAAATGGTCTGGCGCTTAAGTATGCTAGCCAAGAACTTCAAAACGATAGAGAGGTGGTACTTACCGCTGTTCAACAAGATGCTTCAGCCGTTCAGTATGCTAGCCAAGAGCTTCAAAATGATCCAATAATTATTGCTCTAGCTACAAGCGAATAAACTTACAAAAAGCTAAAGTCATCGCTTAAGTGCGAAATCTCTTCCTAAAAAATCCTCTTTAATAACCAGGAGAGGAAAAAATTTATTGTAAACAATGCCGGGAGTTTAGCCATTTGAACCAGATCGAAAGCAAAGACATCCCTAAGCTAAAAGTTTATTGGCTATTAGCATACAAAGCCTTTATAAAATAAAAAGATTTTGCCTCTCCCTTTTATATCCCGTGACCGCTTACTATTTATAGATATCTACTTAAGAGCAACTAGAGGGGAATTTTTTCTTTCTTACTAAGAGATAGCTTCGTGTAAGCTTTTTGTTCGCTTGAGACAAGCCAAGGGAATTACTAAAGGGATAAATACTTATACGCTTTAAAAAACTTAATCTACATATTCAACCATCCGCGAGATGTCTTTCTGCTTAGCGAAAGGGATTTTATATAGTAGGGGGATAGATAAGGAGTAGTTCAAAAGCGTATTATTATAAAAAGAGAAAAACAAATTTTCTTTTATTAAATTTTTTAATAAAATTAACATTTTTATTTAAAAAACCTCTCTCTTTTAAGAAATTTGAATTATTATTCTTTTTCTTACCATCTTTTCTATAAAGTTGAGGCAGAGACAGAGTGGTTGGAAAATTCGAGGGAGAGAAGTTTAGATATTCCGCGTTCTTGCATCGAGACACCAAAGAGCACATCGGCAATCGACATTGTAATTTTATTATGGGTAATGATGATAAATTGGCATTTTTCTAAGAAGTGTTTTACGACATTGACGAATCTTTCCACATTTGTATCATCTAAGGGAGCATCAATTTCATCTAAAATGCAAAAAGGCGCAGGCTTAACTTCAAAGATAGCAAATAATAAAGCTAGGGCTGTGAGGCATTTCTCACCTCCAGACAACAAGTTAATCGAACGCATCTGCTTGCCGGGGGGCTGCGCAATAATTTCTATACCCGCTTCGAGAATATCGTCTGTTTCTGTAAATTGAAGATCAGCTTCTCCTCCATTAAATAAAATTTTAAAGTTTTTCTTAAAGTTATGGCAAATCAACTCAAAAGTTTCCTTAAAAATCTTTCTACTTTCTCCTTCCAAGTGAGCAATGATTTGTATAAGCTCTTGTTTAGATCCGTTCAAATCATCAATCTGTTGATTCAAAAATTCATAACGAGCTTTATGTTGATCAAATTCATGAATAGATGTCATATTGATATCACCTGCAGACTCAATCGTTTGGCGTAAAGCACGAATTTTCTTCTCTCCTTGCTCCATACTTTTTTCTAAAGGAAGATTTAAAGCTTTAACTTCATGAATGGTTATTTGATAACGCTGCTGCAGCTCATTCTCTAGTGATTGGCGGGAAGATTCTATATGAGCTAACTGGATGGCCGTTTGATGGAGCTCATTTTCTAGCTGTTTTAGCTCATGGTAATGCCGAGATAATTGCTCATCCATTCCAGCAAGAGTTAATTTTTTTTCTGCAGCTATTTGCTCTTTTTCTGCAAGCAAGTTTACTAATTCTTTCAAATTTCCTTCCGTTTTCTCTAACATGGAATCAAATTCTTGTACACTTTGCTTGAGCTGAATTTTTACTTGCTGTCCATTTTCAATCTCTTCTAACAAATGCTCTTCATGTTGCTGGCTCTCCACATCCTTGACCTCTAATACATTTAAGGCATGTACAAGCTTGCGATTTTCTTCGGCTATCTCCTGGAGAATAGCTTCTTTTTCTTGCATCTCATGACGGGCGCTTTTTAGAAGATGTAATCTTTTCTCCACTTCATCCTGAAGGGAGGTCGCTAATTTTTGCTCAATTTCTAAGGTTGCTTTGGCATCATGATATTTTAACTGAAGTTCGCTAAGAAGGCTTAAGATTTGCTCGCTAACTAGCTCAAGAGCTTTATTTTCAGCCTCAAGCTGCTTAACTTCATTTAACGCTTTTTCTAGATCTGCTTGCGTTCGTTGTAAAGCAAAGTTTACTTCTACCAGCTTCATTTCCTCTCGGCGAATACCTTTATCCAGCTCATTTCTTTCTAATTGAAGTTGGGTTTGCCTTTCTTTTAATTTTTTCAATCTCGCCTGAAGATTATCTATTTGCAGCTCTTTTTCCTCTACGCTTTTATGTAAAACTTTAAGTTCAGCTTCACGTAGAAAAACATTATTTTCCCCTTGAGAAAGCGAGAAAAAGACACGATGCCTATCGATATAAGAACCGTCTATTATCCAAATGCTAGCTCCAGGGAAATTTTCAGAAAGCTCTTCAGCCTGCTCGAATGTTTCAACTATAAAACAGTCCTTCAAAAGTTGCTTTAAGCCTACCGGAGACGCAACAAGATGGGCTAACTCTTTAGCTTTAGAAGAGGGAGGGGATAGCTCGAGGGGCGATGCGGTCAGGCGATCAAGGCAGATTAAAGAAAAGTCTTTTAGCTTATTTGCGGCTGCATATTCCATTACCTCTTTAAGATGCTGAGGTGTATGGACCACTAAAGTCTGCGCATAAGGCTTCATGATCTGGGCTAAAGCCTTTTCAGCTCCCTCTTGGGGAGTTAGATATTCATATAAGCCATAAATCTTATTGTATAAAGGGCTTTTAACATTGGATGATTCTTGCAAAAGGCGTTTACTGCTAGCCGTAAAGCCTTCTTTATCCTCGCGCAATCTTAAAAGAACATTCTGGCGTGCTTTATCTTCAGCTAGCTCACTTTGAAAGTTTATATAATTAGATTGGAGGCCATTGATTTCAGCACTCAATAACTGGATCTGCTGCTCTTGCTCATTCAAAATTTCTCTTTGGCTATCTACAATTTCAACCACTTCTTCCACAATTTTCTTCTTCTCGATAACTTGAAATTGCAACTCTTTAATTAGCTCGTTTAAGCGTTCTTGACGGTTTAGTAAATATTCTCGGCGTTCTTGATGATTCTCTAATCGTACATTGTTTTGCTTAAGATTACTTTCTATCTCACTTTCGGCTTGTACAAATTTTATCAGCTTATGCTGAGCCTGCTGATATTGCTCGCGCACGGCAGATAACTCATTTTCCATACTTTTAACTTTATCGCGTTGCTCTTGCGAAGCTGTTAACATCTGTTGCAAGCACTCTTCCCTCTCTTGCTGCTGCTTCTGTATGTTAACTTTTTCAGCTAGCCGCATCTGCCGTTTTTCTAACATATTTTCCAGTTCGTGCTGCCAGCGCTTCTCTTTTGCAACCGTTTCTTTTAAACGCTCTTGATAGGAAAGCTTTTCACGTCTCTTGATCTCTTTTTCACTCTGAGTTTGATAAAGCTTTTCTTGCTGCTTACGTAGATCCAATTCGCTCTCTTCTTGAATAGCTTTGGCTGCTTGTAATTCTTTTTTCATCTCTTCTATCGTCATTAGCATTTCTGCATGCAATAACCTCTGCTTTTCTTCTTTTTTAAATATCTCTTGGCATCTATGTTGTAAGTTTTCATATTTAATAACAAAAATGCCTTTTTCCAAGATTTCTAATTGTTGCTTATGCTCTTTAAAAAGGCGCGCTTTTTCAGCTTGCTGCTCTAAAACAATGATTTGCTTTTCAACTTCTAAATGAATATCCTTAACTCGCATCAGGTTCTGATCCGATTGCTCCAACTTGCGCAAAGCTTCGCGTTTACGTTGCAAAAAACGAAGAATTCCTGAAGCTTCTTCAAAAATGTAGCGCCTTTCTAAAGGAGTATAGTTAATAACCTGATCAATTTTCCCTTGCTCAAAGATAGAATAAGCATCTTTACCCATACCTGAATCAAGCAAAAGGCTATGTATGTCTTTAAGGCGTACTTGATGGCCATTGATAAAGTACTCAGATTCCCCGCTGCGATGAAGGCGTCGCATAACAGCTACTTCGGTATATTCAATGGGTAAAGTTTTATCAGTGTTATCCAATACTATAGCCACTTCGGCAAAATTAAGAGCTTTACGTGTAGAGGTACCAGCAAAAATAACATCATTCATCTTATGGCCACGCATAGACTTAGCAGATTGCTCACCCAATACCCATCGAAAAGCGTCGGCAATGTTAGATTTTCCACAACCATTGGGGCCTACAATAGCTGTAATCCCTTCGTTAAATTCAAGAGTAGTGCTTTCTGCAAATGACTTAAATCCGAAAAGTTTTATCTTTTTTAATTGCATACTCCAACCTTTACTTTAACTAATAATTGCCTTCTAGGATATAGAATGAGAGATTCTGTTTCAATATAGAATAGGCCTAGCAGCAAGCTATCTTAGAAAGCGGTTTGTTCTTTTAAATAGAACAAAGGAAAGCTTTCTCCTAGAGAAAATGGGTTAAGCTCTATCGAACAGAAGAGGGTCTCTATAAAAAAACAAGCAAAGAGCATAAAAAACTTTATTTCTTCTTTAAAAGAGTTTAAAAAGAAAATTCTTGGGATAGCTTGAAAAAAGATGGGGTTTTCTGCTAAAGCTAAATTTTCTTAAAAAATCAAAAGATAAAGCAAATTTCCGCTGTTTTTATTCTTAAAGCTAAAAATCAAATAACTGGGAAAAAATAACAGCGCAGGAAAATGAGAGTCGGTTGAGTAAAAGTTCCGCTCATTCGAGAATATAGATGATTATGAAAGCTCAGAGTATAAACGCTATGTTTGAAAACACGATCAGTTTTTGGCTTCTTTTCAATCTTGCCATTATAATATTTATTTGGCTGGATTTTAAATTCTTTCACGCTAAAGAAAAAAACCCCTCCATAAAGACAGCCCTCGTCGCTACAAGTTTTTGGATTGGCCTTGCCTTAGCATTCAATTTAGGGATCTACTGGACAAGAGGGCTTGAAGATGCCTTAAGCTTTTTAACAGGCTATCTTATTGAATATTCTTTGAGTATAGACAATCTATTTGTTTTTCTTATCATCTTTTCTTACTTTAAAGTTCCCGAGCGCTACACTCATAAAGCTCTTTTATGGGGCATTTGGGGAGCTATCGTTATGAGGGCCTTCTTTATCCTTTGCGGGATAGCTCTAATCCAGACTTTTTCATGGGTAATCTATTTATTTGGCGCATTCCTTATTTTTACAGGTGTTAAGCTAGGGAAAACTTCAACTGCTGGCAACTCCCCTGAAAACAATCTAATTATTAAAATTTTTAAGCGCTATTTTCCTTTGACAGAAGGCTATGAAGGCGATAATTTCTTTGTAAGAAAAGAAAAAAAACTTTTCGCTACCCCTCTTTTTCTTGTACTTTTAGCTATCGAGACAACGGATGTTGTCTTCGCTATAGATTCCATCCCGGCCATTATGGGTATTACTCAGGATGCAATGATTATTTACTCTTCTAACATTTTTGCTGTTTTAGGACTGCGCTCCCTTTATTTTGCGCTAGCTAACATGCTACGCCTTTTTCATTATCTTCATTATGGCTTAGCTATTATTTTGATATTTATTGGATTAAAAATGCTGCTTTCAGGTTTTTTACATTTTCCTATTGGGGTGACCTTAAGTGTAATTTTCATTATTCTTAGTGCTTCTATTGGATTGTCTTTTTTAAAAAATCAACATAAGGGTGAGTAGCCCTACTAAAAATCCCATTAGCGCTCCATAAAATAATAGAGTATAGAGCTCTGAGCGGATTAAAGGTAAAAGCAATTTTTCCATTTTTATTTTAGAAGACAGACATACTAAGGCTTTTTCTTTTAAAGCAGGCATTCTTTTTAAAATATTCTCTTTGACTAAAGCTTGAATTTTTCCTGATACTGCCTTAGTAAAAAGCATAGCACCCATAGGAATCTGATTTTTTAAATCTTCTATAATCTCCTGTAAATTGTCTTCCAAAAGCTCCTGCGCATTAGGCAATAAATCCATTTGATTGAAAGTTTTATCTAATTGAGTAACCCAGTCATGCTGGCTCCTCTTTAGCCTTCTTCTTAGCAAAAAGCAAGTCATAAGCACGCTCACTATCCCTATTACAGCTCCACAAACAGGAAAAAAGTAAATTAGATTTAGCACGGTCCATCCTTAAAAAAGCAGTAAATACTAATTAATAATTGAATTTTATTTAATTTGATGATAGGCTGTTAGTTATCGCTCATTTAAAGAGGTTATTTATGTTTTCTCCCGACATTTTAGAAGAAAAACTAAATATAAATGAAAGGAAAATGCGAGAGCTGGCTATTCGTTTAGAAAAGCTAGATGAAGATACGCATGCCTTTTTAGAAGAACTAGAAATTTCTCCAGAGCAATTGACCACCTTTATTTCTCAAAAAGAAAATTTCACGGATAGCAATTGGCAGGAGCTTCAACAACAAAAAAAACAGATGGACGACAAATTAGAAACAGAGCTTAACAATATCCGCAATCCGCTACAATCTAAGCAAATCTTTTCCTCTTTAAATGTAGCTCGCCATTGGCTATATGTCCGATAGCAAGCTCTCATTTTCTATTGCTGTAAGTTAAAAGCTTTAGGACTCCTTCTATTCCCCCCATCTCCCCATTTTTCAGCCTACTCAAAGGGCTATAGAAGCTTTTATTACATTCGGTAAATTTCTTTTTATAAAAAATTTAATAGCTTAAAGCCCTTTAAGAAAAACTTTAAAAGTAAGAAATTAAACCTTAGAATCCTAGGTAATAAAGCTAGGATTAATAAGATTTGGCAAATATAGCATCTAAGGTAGCAGGTTTACCCGTCAAAATGCATTTACCTTGCGTCCCGCTTTGATGCATGGGCAGGCAGCGGATAGAAACTTTCAATTCATCAAGCATTTTTTCTGTTCCCTCTTCTCCACACCATTTAGCAAGAACAAATCCACCATGAATTTCGGGTTTATCCATGTTGGAGGGAGTAAAAAAGCTTTTCATCTCCTGAAAAGTATGGAGATCGCGGCGAATATTTCCATCGCGGAATTCTTTAGCTTGCTGATAAAGGGTCGATTGAATCTCGTCTAATAACCTTAAACTTTCAGTAGGAATCTGATCTATTTGCATGGAAAGTTTTTCTTTATGAGGTTTATCTCTTCTATAAACAATTGCCGATTGTTTTTCTATATCGCGTGGTCCTACCTCAATGCGCAAAGGCACTCCTTTTTTAATCCACTCCCAACTTTTTTCTCCGCCCCGTTTGTCGCGTTTATCAATCCACACGCTGAGAGGTCTGCCCGCATATTGAACTTCTTGCAAGCTGTGCGCGATCTTTTCCGCATAGGCCCAAACTTCATCTTCCATCTCGGGCTTCGGGACGACAGGAATGATTACAATTTGCTTTGCTGCTACCCGCGGAGGCATTCTTAAGCCATCATCATCGCCATGGCACATAATCATACCACCAATCAGACGAGTAGTAATTCCCCATGAAGTTGTAAACCCATACTCTACCTGCCCTGCTTTGTTGCTAAAGCGTATATTAGAAGCTTTAGCAAAATTTTGTCCTAAATAATGCGAAGTTCCCCCTTGTAATGCTTTACGATCCTGCATCATCATTTCAAGCGTGTAGGTGCTTACCGCTCCAGGAAACCGCTCACCGGGAGATTTTTCCCCTATGATAACCGGAAGAGCTAGAACATCTTCTACAAATTCTCTATACATTTCTAGCATTCGCAGGGTTTCATCTAAGGCCTCTTGGGCAGTAGAATGTACAGTATGTCCTTCTTGCCATAAAAATTCGGTAGTGCGCAAAAATATGCGAGGGCGCATTTCCCAACGTACCACGTTCGCCCATTGGTTAATTAGCAAAGGTAGATCCCTATAAGATTCTACCCAACGTGAAAAAGACTCTCCGATAATTGTCTCGGAAGTAGGACGAACAATAAGCGGTTCTTCTAATTCTCCCGTAGGAACTAAACGGCCATTTTTTTCTTCTAAACGATGATGGGTAATAACGGCACATTCTTTAGCAAATCCTTCTACATGCTCAGCTTCTTTTTCCAAATAGCTTAAGGGGATAAAGAGAGGAAAATAAGCATTTTCATGCCCGCTTTTTTTAATGCGTTCGTCAAGTTGGCGTTGGATATTCTCCCAAATTGCATAGCCCCAAGGCTTGATCACCATGCACCCCCTGACAGGAGAGTTCTCAGCCATATCAGCTGCTTTAACTACCTGCTGAAACCATTCGGCATAATCTTGTTCGCGCGTAGGAGTAATAGCGCTTTGGACTTTAGCTTGAGACATTTGATACTTCCATTTTATTAATGAAAGCAATTAATCTAGCCGGTTTTATGTTATCCTACAAGGAAAAGTCTACTTAGCATAAAGAATGGAATTTACTTAGCCTCCACACTGCTAGAAGTCTCCTAATAACCTTTCCTCTACTCAATCAGACAAACCTAGGTTTAGCCAGGTAGACCTCTCTGTTTCAAGCATTGCATTTCCAAGCCTTCTATAGAAGGTAAGAGATAAACCTTACTAGATTTTTTAAATTTTAGAGAGCAAAAATTAAAAGAGCTTTGGCATTATTCTCCAAAACTCTTCTGAATTTCATGGCCACTTGATGATCTACAAATGAGGCTCGACGACTATAAAACTGCGCGACAGATTTGACGATTCCTGGCTTTTAGATAGGTTGGTCTTTTCCAACTCTTGTTTCTGATCGATTATCTGATCAATAAGTTGGTAATGGGCGTACTGTTTTTCTAGCTCTTCTTTCAGCCTTTTAACCTCGCTTTTCAAATTTTGAATCTCTAGTTCTCGGCTATCCTTTACATTAATTACGCCTTTAACAGACCCACCTTCTAAATTGCTTTCCGTTTTCATCTGGACTCTATACTTATCAAAACAGTGAGGAAGAATAGATAGAGTAGAGAGCAAGCGCTCATTCAAATTAAGATAGTCTTTTAAGAGGCGATCACAATCTGCTGATTCCTCTTCTTTTTCTTGCCGCCTAGCGAGGGAACGCATATGGTTAAGGAGAGAAAGCACTTGTTGTACTTGCGCCTCATTTTCACCTCTATCTTTTAAAAAGAGAACAATAGTTTGTAAATCTTTTTCAACATTTTTTCGGCCCTCTTCTAAAATCTTTAGATAACTCTTAATCATTTTGTTTCTATCTTCTATTTCTGCTTCTTTTAGCCGCAGTTGCGCATGTAGAACATTTATTTCACTCGTATGCTTTTCTACACTGCTCTCCGCCTTAAGAAGATTTTCATTAGCATTTTTAAGGTATTCATCAATTTTATTAGGGTTATGAATCCTTTCCGGAAGCTGAGAATTAAGAGAATGAGAGTTGTTAGGGTGGCTAAGACGCTCAATATAAAAAGAGCCTACCGCGCTGCTCAAACATACTAATCCACAAGCCAATGCAGCTACCAGCATAGGCAAGGTTGAAAAACCAATGGCAGCTACGCCACAAGCTACTGTAGCCACTCCCCCGATAACAGCTCCACTCTTAAGTAGATAGTAAGGCAAAGGGAGCATTTTGCGCCCATTTAAATTGCCTTTTTGGTTTTCTGCAAACCGCGGGTTTTCTAACATATTTACTATTTTAGAGTTTAATACACTCGTCATAGATGCCTCCTATATTACAAGC contains:
- a CDS encoding TerC family protein, producing the protein MFENTISFWLLFNLAIIIFIWLDFKFFHAKEKNPSIKTALVATSFWIGLALAFNLGIYWTRGLEDALSFLTGYLIEYSLSIDNLFVFLIIFSYFKVPERYTHKALLWGIWGAIVMRAFFILCGIALIQTFSWVIYLFGAFLIFTGVKLGKTSTAGNSPENNLIIKIFKRYFPLTEGYEGDNFFVRKEKKLFATPLFLVLLAIETTDVVFAIDSIPAIMGITQDAMIIYSSNIFAVLGLRSLYFALANMLRLFHYLHYGLAIILIFIGLKMLLSGFLHFPIGVTLSVIFIILSASIGLSFLKNQHKGE
- the proS gene encoding proline--tRNA ligase; this translates as MSQAKVQSAITPTREQDYAEWFQQVVKAADMAENSPVRGCMVIKPWGYAIWENIQRQLDERIKKSGHENAYFPLFIPLSYLEKEAEHVEGFAKECAVITHHRLEEKNGRLVPTGELEEPLIVRPTSETIIGESFSRWVESYRDLPLLINQWANVVRWEMRPRIFLRTTEFLWQEGHTVHSTAQEALDETLRMLEMYREFVEDVLALPVIIGEKSPGERFPGAVSTYTLEMMMQDRKALQGGTSHYLGQNFAKASNIRFSNKAGQVEYGFTTSWGITTRLIGGMIMCHGDDDGLRMPPRVAAKQIVIIPVVPKPEMEDEVWAYAEKIAHSLQEVQYAGRPLSVWIDKRDKRGGEKSWEWIKKGVPLRIEVGPRDIEKQSAIVYRRDKPHKEKLSMQIDQIPTESLRLLDEIQSTLYQQAKEFRDGNIRRDLHTFQEMKSFFTPSNMDKPEIHGGFVLAKWCGEEGTEKMLDELKVSIRCLPMHQSGTQGKCILTGKPATLDAIFAKSY